The Micropterus dolomieu isolate WLL.071019.BEF.003 ecotype Adirondacks unplaced genomic scaffold, ASM2129224v1 contig_11428, whole genome shotgun sequence DNA segment AAGCAGTCTGTCACTATAACCTGCTCAGCTTCCACTCCCTGTCCACACTCCCCTCCTAAACTCACCTGGAACCTCCAACAAGACtctcacagcaacacagaggaaaacacagatcGAACCTTTACAACTAAAATCCAGGAGACCATCACTCTGTCAGACCAACATGATGGATACAACATCACCTGTTCTGCCAGATATCCTGTGAATGAAGGAAAAGATGTCaagacagcagaggagagaaagactCTCAGTGTTTCATGTAAGACAAGCAGAGTTTGTTATTGGATCCTGTCAGCACATGATGATTGATGGGATGTCAGCTGATTTGAATAAAGTGAATCTCACATTTTCCTCAGATGCTCCTAAAAACACCTCAGTGTCCATCAGTCCATCAGGTTTGGTGTCAGCAGGTAGCTGGGTGAACCTGACCTGCTCCAGCAGAGCCAAGCCTCCCGTCAGCCGCTTCACCTGGTTCAAGAACAGCAAAGATGGACCCAAGAACGTATCTGAAGGAGAGGTTTACAGCTTCAAGGTGACCAGTGTCACTGATGGAGGAGTTTATTACTGTGTGGCCACAAATGATCTCAGTGATGAAACATCATCAGAGATCCATCTGACTGTTGGAGGTAAATGTAGTCAGTACAGTTTTGATtagaaaac contains these protein-coding regions:
- the LOC123965831 gene encoding vascular cell adhesion protein 1-like yields the protein SVTITCSASTPCPHSPPKLTWNLQQDSHSNTEENTDRTFTTKIQETITLSDQHDGYNITCSARYPVNEGKDVKTAEERKTLSVSYAPKNTSVSISPSGLVSAGSWVNLTCSSRAKPPVSRFTWFKNSKDGPKNVSEGEVYSFKVTSVTDGGVYYCVATNDLSDETSSEIHLTVGGRQREAVLGGIIGIIALICLVVCVWYLKPTRPTTQQTQGQTGEELAVEKPAFKTEEKEEDIHYGEIDFSKRRRDWSSDSAQDSGQQQDTLYAQVKLSQPANSLTKTADSPEDLYAQIKKK